Genomic window (Phoenix dactylifera cultivar Barhee BC4 unplaced genomic scaffold, palm_55x_up_171113_PBpolish2nd_filt_p 000473F, whole genome shotgun sequence):
gcccacgagtcgactctcagaatcatccgagtcaactcgaactctggcacagaCCAAAAACTCAGTTACTTAGaaccgtgccaaaagagagaaaaatggtaatctttagagcttaaggaatgatttgatgatcatagacgtggaatattatataaaacataaattaatgatcaaaatcaatgaatgagagaaaagaatcaaagaaatggatcaatcactcctaaccctcttctaagaatacaaaatcgatcttcactcaagaattttgtgaagatatcagcaagttgatcatcagtacaaacataTTCAAGCaccacatcaccatttaacacatgatctcttacgaagtgatgtcttatctcaatgtgtttagttcttgagtaccgaattggatttttagttagatttatggcactggtattatcacagtttatgaaaatcttatcttgcttaattccataatcttcaagttgttgcttgatctataaaatttgagcacaacaactttctGCAACaatatattcggcttccgccgtagatagtgcaaccgagttttgtttcttgctaaaccatgaaattaagttctctcctaagaattgacatgacccgctggtactttttctatcaagtttacaactagtgaagtcagaatcagtgtaccctattaattctattctagattctttagagtaccataaccctatatcttttgttcttattagatacttaaaaattcttttaactgcaattaggtgtgattccttaggattagattgatacctagcacacatgcatacactaaacatgatatcgggtctacttgctgtaagatataataatgaacCGATCATATCTCTATatagcttttgatctactgacttacctgattcatctttgtctagtttgcatgatgagctcatgggggtgccaattgacttgtttccatccatatcaaatttctttagcatcttcttgatgtacttagcttgattgatgaaaatttctTCCTTAGATTGTTTAATTTGAATTCCGAGAAAATAGTTTAACTCtctcatcatgctcatttcaaattcactccgcattaattcagcaaactcttcacaaagacgattgttagtagcaccgaaaataatatcatctacataaatttgCACTATTAACAtatctttgcttttctttttcaaaaacaaggttgtatcaacattttctctaaaaaattcatgatctataaaaatttgctaagtctttcataccatgctctaggaacttgttttagaccataaagttctttatttaatttgtaaacatagttagggtattgatgattttcaaaatcaggaggttgttcaacataaacctcctcattaatatacccatttaagaaagcactttttacatccatttgaaataatttgaaatttttaaaatatgcaaatgctagtaacaatctaattgcctcgagtTTAGCCATAGGAGCAAAGGTcttatcaaaatctataccttcttcttgattatagtccTTTGCTattagtctagccttgttcctaaccacaactccattttcatcaagcttaTTTTTGTACACCTATTTAGTTctaattattgagtattcagagggtctttcaactaagttccatacgttgtttcttgtaaattggttaagttcctcctGCATAGCGTTTAtctaatttacatcatttttagcttcttcaatgtttttaggttctaaatgttatacaaatgcaagatgattatttaagttcctaagagaggctctagttctaacaggttgagatggatcatctaagattaactctttagggtgaccgtaagcatacctccaagcctttgtaagcccatgatcagcaattacctcttggcttattgaagtctcttcaatttgctttggttcatccTCTTGCAAGGTCACGTcattcatcttttcttcaagtatccctgcatcatcatcaaaagctacttCCTTGCTAGTGGAAGCagtctcatcaaaaataacatgaatagattcttcaacaacaagagttcttttgttgaaaactctatatgccctacttgatgtagagtatcccaaaagataccttcatcagatttagaatcaaatttacctaagttatctttatcattattatgaatgaaacacacacaaccaaaaatatgaaagtagtttactttgaaTTTTCTATCTCTCTAAAGTTTATAAGATGTTTTcgttataattggtctcaataaaactctatatagaatataacatgatgtgttaattgcttcagcccaaaagtactttgggagatcactttcacacaacatggtcctagccatttcttctagggttctattctttctttctaccactccattttgttatgGAGTCCTAAGTGCAAAAAAGTTATGAGTTatgccctttttactacaaaatttttcaaaaagatgattttcaaattctgttccatgatcactcctaatagctataactgaagtattttttacattagttactttcttatggaatttcttaaatgcTGAAaaagcttcatctttatgagccaaGAATATTACCCATGTGtatttagaaaaatcatctactatcacAAGTCTATACttctttccaccaaggcttgtggtcctagttaGTCCAAAGAGGTCCATATGAAGTAGCTCAAGAGGTCTAGTAGTAGAAACACGGTTTATAGACTTAAAAGAACTtatagattgtttgccaaattgagatgctctataaattttatttttctcaaatttcagctttggcaaaccaatcacagaatctcttttaattaatttagacagtgtatccatgcttgcatgacttaATTtatgatgccataaccaacttttctcattgatcttagtatcatcagctactaagcagcggctgtttttagcaagatcatcaagatctactacaaaCACATTGCTACAtcttagtcctttgaaaactagGCTATTGTCAATTaaattggttatgatgcatgagGATGGTTTAAACAAAATATCAAaatctctatcacacaattgactaacgctaagtaaattatgcttgagaccatctacaaaccgaacattatcaacaagggttgaaggtgtgatttgtattttaccgataccaattatgtgaccttggttattgtctccaaaagtcactacacctcctttcttagattctaggatgaagaattgctccttgtcacccgtcatatgtcttgagcagccactatccaagtaccaacagtgtttattgagcttggtcgcaagacactcctatacacaaagaaatcaagcagtcttaggtacccaagttttcttaggTACTTCTAGGTTAGCTATgttagtttcttttggaacccaaacctttttaatttttcttttagcttctgtttttctatagttgcacacattagctttatgtacTATTCTATCACAACAAAAATAGGTTACATCTTTAGCTTTACTTTTATCGACTTTTATAaataagtttttaagaaatttctgtttgttcttacgcttatatcctaatccggctctattaaacacagctttttgactattaagaatcatttctagtttttcaTAGCTATAAgtaaacttctcaacaataggtttatatttttcaagttctttagttaatttcaagttttcttcattcaatgatttaacattattaattgaattatcttttaaagtatgattactatttttaagtcccagagtcgactcgagcttgttcCAGAAACTTCAAGTGtcctgaagtcgactcgtaaatttcaggagtcgactcgtgatgcagactttggttcaaatagagttcaatactTAACCAAAATGCTCTGAACCAAAGCTCAAGGCACTTAGACAGAACTTCATAAAGATTTACTTGAAATActaaattgaattcattagaacaatATAAggcatactcaaatgctttgagctcatcaaaatcaattagggaatattcaatcactccacagaaagAAACCTAGTTTTCAAGAAAAATGCATCCTTCAACCACTATCTTCTCTTTCACAAAAAAGATCCACGAAATCAAGCAGGATGATGGATGCATTAGCAGAGGCACTGCTCACTGATCATTGAGAGAGGTGGTGGCGGCAGTCGCTAGTTGGTGATAGGCAATGGCGGAGGCTGCGATGGAGGAGGACAAGGAGGGGAGGGGTTTAGGATTAGGGTTAGGATTGGGTCTGAGGTTTGGGAAAAGGGAGGAGGAATCAGCATTGGTTGAGGTGGCAGAAATGGATGGCATGGTGGTTAATCATTAGCCTGGTCTACCACTGAGTTGGCAAACCCGATGCAACTAATAAATTATGTATAGAAAGGACTTTTCACTTCCACGATGCCAATCTCCCATCCATAATTTCCAATATATATGAAGGAATCTAAGGTTTTTGGATGTCCAACAGAGATTCGGATGCCCAATCCTATCAAAGATTGCGATGCTCAATCCTGTCGAAGATTGGGATGCCAATCTCCTAATGTTTACATGATTATAACAAGATGCCCATTTCTGTAAATAACTTTACATGATTGTAACAAGATTACACAATGATGGCGAAAGGAAAGAAATCCATAAATCTTGCTCCAATGTGACCTTTTATTCTcgttcaaatttgaattatattagaaatataattttcCAAGATTTTAAGCATTTTTTTCAAAGAAACAATTCAGATTTTTAGGAAATAAATCCAACATATAAGGCCATTAGCCCATGAGACAAATATAGGGCTGCACTAAATTTATAGGGAATTTCTGGAGCCGAAGAATTAGGTAAGATCCACTTATTCATTGAGAGAATGGAAAGTgtagagaagtaaagaaagaaagaataaaaggaaaaagaagaaaaaaagagaaaaaggagcaAGACCAACAGAAGCCAAGTCAAGAAAGGTTAAGAACAAAGAAAGCCGCGGGTCGTCTGCTTGGGTTTTTTCAGAGGTTGACTTCATCCAACCTTGAGCAAAGAATTTGACGTTGCTAATTAAGCCGCCCATAGTATATTGGAGGCATTTCTTGCCAAACAAATGCTCCGACACAGTATAGCCACCTAGTTTCCTAGTCTGCATGCTTACATTGCCAAGCTGCGCTAGCAATCTAGTTTTCTAAGGACTTCTGTAAGAAATAATCTGAGTGTAAGACCCCGGAACTGGGCCCGATCCAAatgaccggcccagtcccaaaaCCCCGGCCTCACGTGCGACGCACGTGAGGCGACGGGATGGACTggttccatcccgaagaagaaggaagccctgttTTTAGGGCTTCCTCTCCTCTTTAAGGCCACCGAGGAGAGCCGCCACaccaagaagagggagaagggggggatccttcttccttgggctgccggccgagagagagggagagagagagagccaagcAGCCACAGCATGGACGACCCTTTCCTCCTCCGTTTGCCGCCGGAAAGGAGCCGTCGGATCTTcgccggggctgaggtaagggtTTCTACCCTTCATTTCTTTGTATACCAattgaaaacaagaaagaaagaaagaaagaaagaaagaaagaagagagggaagaaggagaaggccgaCCGTCGtgggctcttcttcttctcccgtccgcatgcctcctccgcgggaagaaggagagggccgGCCGTCGCGGGCGCCGCAGGCGCCGACTTGGCTTCTCCCGAGCTCGCGACCTCCcttcgcgggagaagaaagaagaagaaagaaaggggggaaggagaagaagtcgggagaagaggaggaggagaaagaaaaagaaagaagaaagaaagaggggaaggaagaaagaagtcgggagaaggttctggagaagagaagaaaagaaaaaaaaaagaaaaaaaaaaaaaaagaaaagggaagggaaggaaagaaagaaaaagaaaataaaagaaaagaaaagcaagaaaaagaaaagaaaaaaaataaataaataaataaagggaaagggtggtttacgggtatgaacccgaatccgAACCTGAACCTGGGGGGGCTAGACACttctgcagggtcggccctggaagaatattaaaatttaagttttatatatattgtgattaattttaaaagaaaatatgatttttggatattaggttctgcaaggaatttgtgagattaattggatttgttgtggattgcgttcaatgtaagtaatgaactaccttctctagactcttcatttatataatattatttttgcatcgaataaattgttaatgaatattatatgtgatttatgaattttacgagatgatgctttgaatgaaaaatggatatgtgaattggaataatatttttcggactattgttatattacttttttttatcgtatatgcatatttagatcgaattatgatatatctattatgttacaaaagaattttgatgtgcatcagatttagaactctcagcctggctatgttctggaccctgccaatagggggttatgcattggcaattctggccccaccacagggtataagtgtggtattctggcccactccgcagggtataagtgcggtattctggcccactccgcagggtataagtgcggttctgtttctggcctagccacagggtataagtgtggtcgtagctaaaggctgatgagatgaatatgatttgtttcgaatcagatttatgattatgtatatagatatttgaaaaatacgaattttaatgaatttgtgcttgaaaaggaattgattatgttattatgttgattcatcgtaatttgtatttatattttatgttatcatatgaattgactagttaacgtgtttattacttactgggctgtctagctcattatacaatttcttgttgttttacagattctgagaactaacctatcggggatttaaaatgggagagcgactagaagaactgaagcacaagttatcctagattaggctttgtttaaattgatgttttatctttattgttccgctgcgtatttagacttgtgaaaccctatgacttgagttagtcaatggaataagattgcatttatttcagctgaattattttagttatatattgagatatttggtttagatgccttgcatgcttgtaggGAGAGTTCCCtatgggtgtgcggcggttggcgcggacccccggctcgcgatctcgggccgagggcgtgacaacttttatggtatcagagcatgaatggataaattctaagataaaaaaaaaaaaactctgacatgacatgagtgtaggtgggtagacactagggaCATTGGAACGTTAGTTTATGATGATTGTAACAACCATTCTATGTACTTGTAATGAACTGGTAAGCTTATTATTGGTATGCTGCTATCTGATAGACATAGATCAGGATGCCTCCACGTCGGACGAGAAAGACTACTCGCAGAGCTACTAATAAGGCACCCAACCCGCAAAATGACAGTACACCCCAACAAGCTGGTAACACCCCTCAGCAGGAGGAAGTCGTCAATCTTGCTAGTGATACTCAGACAGGACAACAAGAGCCAGGCCTAGGCCAAGTTATGCAGACCATAGTGGGCCTTATGCAGATGCAACAGCAAGTGCAACAGCAGTTGCTCCAACAACAAGCACAGTTGCCCCAGACACAGCCACAGCAAGGACGAGGGGAACAGTGTGAACAACGCAGCAGTATAGCTGAATTTAAGAAGCTGGCTCCTCCAGCTTTCAAGGGGACTACAGAACCGTTGGAAGCAGATAATTGGCTTATAGAGATGAAAAAAGCATTTGCTGTCTTGAGATGCCAGAATGATGAAAAGattttgtttgcatcatacATGATGCAAGGTGAGGCATTCAACTGGTGGCGGATGTTGGAACATAAATACGAGCAGGATAGGGAGCCACTCACTTGGGAAAGATTTCGAGGAGCATTTTATGATAAGTATTTTCCTCGGAGTGTAAGAACGCAGAAAGAGCAGGAGTTTATTCACCTAAAGCAAAGAAATATGActgttgcagaatatgaagctaAATTTACCGAGCTAGCGAAATTTGTTCCAAAGTTAGTCGAAGATGAACTAGATCGAACGCATAAATTTGAGATGGGACTAAAGactgaaattagaaaacaagtggtaccttatgaattgactacctatgcagctgtggtaaataaggctttaataattgaaagggAAGTTATTGATGAACGGTTGGAAAGGGAAAGAAACCAAAAGAAGAGAAACAGGTCAAATGAATTTCAGGGGCAGAGCAATGAAAACGTCGAAAGTTCAAACAAGAAATCCACGAGTGACAACCTTAAGCAGATGAATATCAATAAATGTTCCAGATGTGGTAAGGCTCATGCTGACAAGGATTGCCATTAGAACACCGGTGCCTGTTTTAGATGTGGTAAGATAGGtcataaaattgcagactgcccacaaagaaacgagaatagatctactcaggcaatggaaggaagccaggggccaaagactcaaggaagagtatttgcacttacacagcaagatgcacaggcttctgatgtgttgacgacaggtattaatctagtcccaatatttatttctatttattgttTTGCCATGCCCACTGCTCTTTGTTAGACAACTTATTATGCTGCTAGAAAAGATTAAATAGTTACATAACATTTATTTGATTGattgtcaaaagaagaatataaacttttaactttcgaaagtgttcacacggaataagacataataatgaatgtaccaacaagcaagtaattctagaaaaaaaaaatctagacttgACACGGGTATGTTGAGGTTTAAATCAGAGTGTGCAGAGAAAGTATGGTGAATAGAATTATTTGACATTGGTCAGACAAGACGACTTGGATTTGAAGAGTGTTATGACTTGATTTGGAAGAAGTATTCTAAACTTTTTAAAACTGCAGGTACGCAAATTTcggggacgaaatttttttttaggagggtGGGATGTAAGACCCCGGAACTGGGCCCGATCCAAatgaccggcccagtcccaaaaCCCCGGCCTCACGTGCGATGCACGTGAGGCGACGGGATGGACTggttccatcccgaagaagaaggaagccctgtttttagggcttcctctcctccttaagGCCACCGAGGAGAGCCGCCACaccaagaagagggagaagggggggatccttcttccttgggctgccggccgagagagagggagagagagagagccgagtAGCCACAGCATGGACGACCCTTTCCTCCTCCGTTTGCCGCCGGAAAGGAGCCGCCGGATCTTcgccggggctgaggtaagggtTTCTACCCTTCATTTCTTTGTATACCAattgaaaacaagaaagaaagaaagaaagaaagaaagaaagaaagaagagagggaagaaggagaaggccgaCCGTCGtgggctcttcttcttctcccgtccgcatgcctcctccgcgggaagaaggagagggccgGCCGTcgcgggcgccgccggcctcgaCTTGGCTTCTCCCGAGCTCGCGACCTCCcttcgcgggagaagaaagaagaagaaagaaagggggggaaggagaagaagtcgggagaagaggaggaggagaaagaaaaagaaagaagaaagaaagaggggaaggaagaaagaagtcgggagaaggttctggagaagagaagaaaagaaaaaaaaaaagaaaaagaaaaagaaaagggaagggaaggaaagaaagaaaaagaaaagaaaagaaaaagaaaataaaagaaaaaaaaagcaagaaaaagaaaagaaaaaaataaataaataaataaagggaaagggtggtttacgggtatgaacccgaatccgAACCTGAACCTGGGGGGGCTAGACACttctgcagggtcggccctggaagaatattaaaatttaagttttatatatattgtgattaattttaaaagaaaatatgatttttggatattaggttctgcgaggaatttgtgagattaattggatttgttgtggatcgcgttcaatgtaagtaatgaactgccttctctagactcttcatttatataatattatttttgcatcgaataaattgttaatgaatattatatgtgatttatgaattttacgagatgatgctttgaatgaaaaatggatatgtgaattggaataatatttttcggactattgttatattacttttttttatcgtatatgcatatttagatcgaattatgatatatctattatgttacaaaagaattttgatgtgcatcagatttagaactctcagcctggctatattctggaccctgccaatagggggttatgcattggcaattctggccccaccacagggtataagtgtggtattctggcccactccgcagggtataagtgcggtattctggcccactccgcagggtataagtgcggttctgtttctggcctagccacagggtataagtgtggtcgtagctaaaggctgatgagatgaatatgatttatttcgaatcagatttatgattatgtatatagatatttgaaaaatacgaattttaatgaatttgtgcttgaaaaggaattgattatgttattatgttgattcatcgtaatttgtatttatattttatgttattatatgaattgactagttaaggtgtttattacttactgggctgtctagctcattatacaatttcttgttgttttacagattctgagaactaacctatcggggatttaaaatgggagagcgactagaagaactgaagcacaagttatcctagattaggctttgtttaaattgatgttttatctttattgttccgctgcgtatttagacttgtgaaaccctatgacttgagttagtcaatggaataagattgcatttatttcagctgaattattttagttatatatttgagatatttggtttagatgccttgcatgcttataGGGAGAGTTCCCTATAGGTGTacggcggttggcgcggacccccgactcgcgatctcgggccgggggcgtgacactGAGTTCCTTGGAAAATTGCTGCCTCGGAGGCAAGTGATCCGTAGCTTCCTGTGAAGAGCACGTATTGTATACGGAGGATCCAACCAAGTTAATCTTAAATTTATGCAATAAGAAGCATAGTATTTCTTATTTCTATTCTTAATatctatgtttttcttttccttatataCTTTGTCTATctattatgttttgattttttatattttaagtatttttattaattttatttcttatttactTTAATTTGTGTTAATATTTTTTGTGCACATTGTATGTGCAGCCAAATCACTAGTATCTGTGTTCCGTACATGAAGAGAGTACAATAAGATCAATTAAGAGCATATCCGATCAATTGAGATTTTAAAGATGGACTttcgaaaataaaaaaattcttagATGTGGACCACAATTTCTAAAGTAACaataaatcaaataaataaataaataaatgtaaaAGTTTGGGAGGAAGGGGCTTTCCTCCTCCAGACGGTTAGCCTTTTTCAAATATTAGTTAGATTGAGGGTTTAGATTGTATCTTTCGTGTGAAAAAATTGTATATCTTCTTTCACGACATCAACCGTTGGATCACATCTTGCACAAATTTCAAAGTacttcaaaaaaatttcatctatttgcacaaatctcaaagtggCTATTGCACAATCCGCCAATTGATGTTGCGAAAAAGGGGGAATCATTCTTTcgtgcaaaagatacaacctgaACCTTTAGATTGAAAGTGGGAAATGCAAGCATTGAATTAGGAATTTAGCTGCCATGAGGTAAAACCTTTCATACTCTAGCCCTCAAAAATCTTTTCCATTTCACCTATATGAAGAGGTTATCCATGATCAATTCCAAAATCCCGGCTAAGCTGTTAATACAATTGCATTAAGCATCAACCACCTCCGTTCGAGTGGTAAAATATCTGGTGCTTTTGTTACATTTCACACTCACATATCATTGATTTGACTCTGCATTCATAGTGATAATTATGCTCTAGCAAAACCTTGTAGATACAAATCCATTCAATCCAAGAGAGTGCTTTGTCGATAGAGCCACTATCTCCATCCTTCTTTTAGAGACTAAAATTACATCCTCCTGGAAGCAACAGTTTTGTTCGCTTAGGAGAAGAAGGCTACAAGCACCCAAGGAAAATCTGCTCTCAAACAAACCAAATTTTCCGATCCTCCTCTAATTCAGATGCGCTTTCCCGGAGCTGCTTATCGGATCTTGTGGCAGGATCTACCACCACCTCTGACAAGCAAAACTGATCCATTGAGGCAGTCCAAGACCATGTGTTGCTGCAATCCAGGTTCCTTTTACTTCCCTCTGAAGTTATTTTGTAGTACTATAGGCTCAATATTATGGCCGGAACATAGGAGAGTTGTTTCCGATATCCTGCAATGGCGAACGTCTTGGAAAATTGCTCTGTGGATTCTTCAAGCGGCAGACCAGGACATGCTTCTCTTTCTCCCTGTGAGAGTCCAGCATTCTCTGCTGCTGGTTTTTGATCCTTTGAAGATCATGGTTCCATTTCTCTGAACGTGTTCGAGAGGATGAAGTGGGGGGGTTGAAAAGCGCAGCCCTTGTTGATTGAAGCTTGATTTGGAGCTCAGACACCTGTTTCTGCAGCTCAGTTACCTTGTGCTCGGAGGCGTGTGccttttgtttccactccagcATCTGCAACACCAGAGTCTAATCCTCATAAACATTTACAAGCATAGAAAA
Coding sequences:
- the LOC120106128 gene encoding uncharacterized protein LOC120106128 gives rise to the protein MPPRRTRKTTRRATNKAPNPQNDSTPQQAGNTPQQEEVVNLASDTQTGQQEPGLGQVMQTIVGLMQMQQQVQQQLLQQQAQLPQTQPQQGRGEQCEQRSSIAEFKKLAPPAFKGTTEPLEADNWLIEMKKAFAVLRCQNDEKILFASYMMQGEAFNWWRMLEHKYEQDREPLTWERFRGAFYDKYFPRSVRTQKEQEFIHLKQRNMTVAEYEAKFTELAKFVPKEVIDERLERERNQKKRNRSNEFQGQSNENVESSNKKSTSDNLKQMNINKCSRCGKAHADKDCH